The genomic DNA TCTACGATTGGTGGGACGTCCTTGGATCGCCTAAAAATATCTACTATATCAACAGGCTCTGGAATATCAAGAAGGGACTTATAGGATTTTTCCCCTAAAATTTGGTCATACCCAGGATTGACCGGGATAATTTTATAGCCGTGATCCTTCATATATTTTGCGGCAAAATGGCTCGGCCTATTCCACTTTGGGGACAGCCCAACAACTGCAATTACTTTGTTTTCGGTAAGTATGCGTTTTATATCGTCTGTTGTGGGATTCATTTTACTTAATACAATTTACACTAGTTTTAGGATTGTGCAGTAATTGCGCCTGCAAGTCTTGGATACAAATAAAAGCATGACTTATACTAGTGTATGAGATTTAGCCTTAGGCGCTAGTTTTTAATCTCATCC from Thermodesulfobacteriota bacterium includes the following:
- a CDS encoding CoA-binding protein — its product is MNPTTDDIKRILTENKVIAVVGLSPKWNRPSHFAAKYMKDHGYKIIPVNPGYDQILGEKSYKSLLDIPEPVDIVDIFRRSKDVPPIVDDAIKIGAKVVWMQLTVVHEEAAQKARDAGLEVVMDRCVKIEYGRIFGGINYLGVNRRLISSKK